Proteins encoded in a region of the Homo sapiens chromosome 9, GRCh38.p14 Primary Assembly genome:
- the SET gene encoding protein SET isoform 2 (isoform 2 is encoded by transcript variant 2) — MSAPAAKVSKKELNSNHDGADETSEKEQQEAIEHIDEVQNEIDRLNEQASEEILKVEQKYNKLRQPFFQKRSELIAKIPNFWVTTFVNHPQVSALLGEEDEEALHYLTRVEVTEFEDIKSGYRIDFYFDENPYFENKVLSKEFHLNESGDPSSKSTEIKWKSGKDLTKRSSQTQNKASRKRQHEEPESFFTWFTDHSDAGADELGEVIKDDIWPNPLQYYLVPDMDDEEGEGEEDDDDDEEEEGLEDIDEEGDEDEGEEDEDDDEGEEGEEDEGEDD; from the exons ATGTCGGCGCCGGCGGCCAAAGTCAGTAAAAAGGAGCTCAACTCCAACCACGACGGGGCCGACGAGACCTCAG AAAAAGAACAGCAAGAAGCGATTGAACACATTGATGAAGTACAAAATGAAATAGACAG aCTTAATGAACAAGCCAGTGAGGAGATTTTGAAAGTAGAACAGAAATATAACAAACTCCGCCAACCATTTTTTCAGAAGAGGTCAGAATTGATCGCCAAAATCCCAAATTTTTGGGTAACAACATTTGTCAACCATCCACAAG TGTCTGCACTGCTTGGGGAGGAAGATGAAGAGGCACTGCATTATTTGACCAGAGTTGAAGTGACAGAATTTGAAGATATTAAATCAGGTTACAGAATAGATTTT tattttgatgaaaatccttactttgaaaataaagttcTCTCCAAAGAATTTCATCTGAATGAGAGTGGTGATCCATCTTCGAAGTCCACCGAAATCAAATGGAAATCTGGAAAG GATTTGACGAAACGTTCGAGTCAAACGCAGAATAAAGCCAGCAGGAAGAGGCAGCATGAGGAACCAGAGAGCTTCTTTACCTGGTTTACTGACCATTCTGATGCAGGTGCTGATGAGTTAGGAGAGGTCATCAAAGATGATATTTGGCCAAACCCATTACAGTACTACTTG gttcccGATATGGATgatgaagaaggagaaggagaagaagatgatgatgatgatgaagaggaggaaggatTAGAAGATATTGACGAAGAAGGGGATGAGGATGAAggtgaagaagatgaagatgatgatgaaggggaggaaggagag GAGGATGAAGGAGAAGATGACTAA
- the SET gene encoding protein SET isoform 4 (isoform 4 is encoded by transcript variant 4): MMPRSHQPPPPPHEKEQQEAIEHIDEVQNEIDRLNEQASEEILKVEQKYNKLRQPFFQKRSELIAKIPNFWVTTFVNHPQVSALLGEEDEEALHYLTRVEVTEFEDIKSGYRIDFYFDENPYFENKVLSKEFHLNESGDPSSKSTEIKWKSGKDLTKRSSQTQNKASRKRQHEEPESFFTWFTDHSDAGADELGEVIKDDIWPNPLQYYLVPDMDDEEGEGEEDDDDDEEEEGLEDIDEEGDEDEGEEDEDDDEGEEGEEDEGEDD, from the exons ATGATGCCTCGCTCCCatcagccgccgccgccgccacatG AAAAAGAACAGCAAGAAGCGATTGAACACATTGATGAAGTACAAAATGAAATAGACAG aCTTAATGAACAAGCCAGTGAGGAGATTTTGAAAGTAGAACAGAAATATAACAAACTCCGCCAACCATTTTTTCAGAAGAGGTCAGAATTGATCGCCAAAATCCCAAATTTTTGGGTAACAACATTTGTCAACCATCCACAAG TGTCTGCACTGCTTGGGGAGGAAGATGAAGAGGCACTGCATTATTTGACCAGAGTTGAAGTGACAGAATTTGAAGATATTAAATCAGGTTACAGAATAGATTTT tattttgatgaaaatccttactttgaaaataaagttcTCTCCAAAGAATTTCATCTGAATGAGAGTGGTGATCCATCTTCGAAGTCCACCGAAATCAAATGGAAATCTGGAAAG GATTTGACGAAACGTTCGAGTCAAACGCAGAATAAAGCCAGCAGGAAGAGGCAGCATGAGGAACCAGAGAGCTTCTTTACCTGGTTTACTGACCATTCTGATGCAGGTGCTGATGAGTTAGGAGAGGTCATCAAAGATGATATTTGGCCAAACCCATTACAGTACTACTTG gttcccGATATGGATgatgaagaaggagaaggagaagaagatgatgatgatgatgaagaggaggaaggatTAGAAGATATTGACGAAGAAGGGGATGAGGATGAAggtgaagaagatgaagatgatgatgaaggggaggaaggagag GAGGATGAAGGAGAAGATGACTAA
- the SET gene encoding protein SET isoform 3 (isoform 3 is encoded by transcript variant 3): MGCRDLLPSLKPTLLEKEQQEAIEHIDEVQNEIDRLNEQASEEILKVEQKYNKLRQPFFQKRSELIAKIPNFWVTTFVNHPQVSALLGEEDEEALHYLTRVEVTEFEDIKSGYRIDFYFDENPYFENKVLSKEFHLNESGDPSSKSTEIKWKSGKDLTKRSSQTQNKASRKRQHEEPESFFTWFTDHSDAGADELGEVIKDDIWPNPLQYYLVPDMDDEEGEGEEDDDDDEEEEGLEDIDEEGDEDEGEEDEDDDEGEEGEEDEGEDD, encoded by the exons AAAAAGAACAGCAAGAAGCGATTGAACACATTGATGAAGTACAAAATGAAATAGACAG aCTTAATGAACAAGCCAGTGAGGAGATTTTGAAAGTAGAACAGAAATATAACAAACTCCGCCAACCATTTTTTCAGAAGAGGTCAGAATTGATCGCCAAAATCCCAAATTTTTGGGTAACAACATTTGTCAACCATCCACAAG TGTCTGCACTGCTTGGGGAGGAAGATGAAGAGGCACTGCATTATTTGACCAGAGTTGAAGTGACAGAATTTGAAGATATTAAATCAGGTTACAGAATAGATTTT tattttgatgaaaatccttactttgaaaataaagttcTCTCCAAAGAATTTCATCTGAATGAGAGTGGTGATCCATCTTCGAAGTCCACCGAAATCAAATGGAAATCTGGAAAG GATTTGACGAAACGTTCGAGTCAAACGCAGAATAAAGCCAGCAGGAAGAGGCAGCATGAGGAACCAGAGAGCTTCTTTACCTGGTTTACTGACCATTCTGATGCAGGTGCTGATGAGTTAGGAGAGGTCATCAAAGATGATATTTGGCCAAACCCATTACAGTACTACTTG gttcccGATATGGATgatgaagaaggagaaggagaagaagatgatgatgatgatgaagaggaggaaggatTAGAAGATATTGACGAAGAAGGGGATGAGGATGAAggtgaagaagatgaagatgatgatgaaggggaggaaggagag GAGGATGAAGGAGAAGATGACTAA